One window from the genome of Oryctolagus cuniculus chromosome 1, mOryCun1.1, whole genome shotgun sequence encodes:
- the LOC100355426 gene encoding putative olfactory receptor 10D4, which translates to MRNHTSITEFLLMGIPHTEGLEHVLFMVFLASYLLNLPGNLFILLAIFTSSSLHTPMYFFLGNLSVLDIFFSSVSSPKMMLCLMGQDCTISFQGCASQLFFYHFLGCTECFLYTVMAYDRFAAICHPLRYTVIMNHQVCAFMTLGTWLGSCLHASVLTYLIFKLPYCGPNEVDNFFCDIPVVLTLACADTSLAQTVSFTNVGIVAFACFLLVLASYTRIAISILKISSSEGRRRAFSTCSAHLTSILLFYGPVVLIYLRPASSPWLDSVVQVLNNIVTPSLNPLIYSLRNKDVKLALRKALMQGVPTGEE; encoded by the coding sequence ATGAGGAACCACACATCAATAACTGAGTTTCTCCTGATGGGAATCCCTCACACAGAGGGACTGGAACATGTGCTCTTCATGGTATTTTTGGCCTCCTATCTGCTCAATCTGCCAGGGAACCTGTTCATACTGCTGGCCATCTTCACATCCTCCAGCCTGCACACCCCCATGTATTTCTTCCTGGGAAACCTGTCAGTGCTTGATATCTTTTTCTCTTCAGTGAGTTCCCCCAAAATGATGCTCTGCCTCATGGGGCAAGACTGCACCATCTCCTTCCAGGGCTGTGCCTCCCAGCTCTTCTTTTACCACTTCCTGGGCTGCACCGAGTGCTTTCTCTACActgtgatggcctatgaccgcttTGCAGCCATCTGCCACCCGCTGCGATACACAGTGATCATGAACCACCAGGTATGTGCCTTCATGACCCTCGGCACATGGTTGGGGAGCTGCCTGCATGCATCTGTCCTCACATACCTCATCTTTAAGTTACCCTACTGTGGCCCCAATGAGGTGGACAATTTTTTCTGTGATATTCCAGTGGTGTTGACCCTGGCCTGTGCTGACACCTCTCTAGCCCAGACAGTGAGTTTCACCAATGTGGGCATTGTTGCCTTCGCATGTTTTCTTCTGGTCCTGGCTTCATACACTCGCATTGCCATCTCCATATTGAAAATCAGCTCCTCGGAAGGCAGGCGCAGAGCCTTCTCAACCTGCAGTGCCCATCTCACTTCCATCCTGTTATTCTACGGACCCGTGGTCCTCATTTATCTCCGCCCTGCCTCCAGTCCTTGGCTGGATTCTGTGGTTCAGGTGTTGAATAACATTGTTACCCCTTCCCTGAATCCTTTGATATATTCCTTGAGAAACAAGGATGTCAAGTTGGCTCTGAGAAAGGCACTGATGCAAGGAGTTCCTACTGGTGAAGAATAG